Below is a genomic region from Henckelia pumila isolate YLH828 chromosome 3, ASM3356847v2, whole genome shotgun sequence.
GCATCCATCTTTCTGAGAATGCTTAATCAATTTTATATCAATTGTTGGGGGTATATGACCGTTCTTATCAGCGATCCTTTGATAACCGTAGATGTACTGTTCTGTTTAAACCTATTGCAGTTCTCCTTTCCTCATGTTAGTTTTACAAAATAGATCAATGATATGTTTGCAGGTTTTAATAATGAAGTTATTGAGCCATCCCAATATCGTCAATCTAATTGAAGTCATCAATGACCCTACAAGTGATCACTTCTATATGGGTATTCTATAATCTCCCTTATTTTGTTTCTGCTCCAGCCAGTTGTGGCTTTGTTTACATCAAAGCTACTTTTGTTCAGTTCTTGAATATGTGGAAGGCAAATGGGTCTTTGATGGTAGCGGTCCTGCATGTTGCCTGGGAGAAAATACTGCTCGGAAGTACTTACGTGATGTAGTTTCTGGTTTGATGTATCTCCATGCTCATGTATGATGTTTAAACTTCTGCTTTCtatttattttgttgattgaataTAGCtttgttatgttttgattttcttTCACCGTCTATGTTACTTGATCTTGCACAACAATGTATGATGCTGAGGATGTACGTGTATATTGCTTAATTTTCCCAGATTTTTACTATCACCTTAAGCTGGCTTAGAACTTTTAAAATGTCAATCTATAAATTTCCTCATGTTAAATGTTGCAGAGTTTCTAGTTCTAAACCTCATCATGCTTGTTTATGTCATTTCACCTTATTAAATTAGTACTGTGTGAAGTAAGATTGCAATTTTAGAGCTCTACATGGCCAGTCTACAGCCTATGGTAGTGTCTTTTTGAGCCATCTGAAATGACTTAGGTCATCGTTCTACTTTTATTATTTAACAAAAGCAGCCAAGTTTTATGCATCAAGCTGTGGTATTAAACAATAACATGCACAGATCTTATGTTATGGTTCACATTTTAGGCTTAAAGGAATTTAGCTGTGCTTCTTTGGTTGGTATTTGTCATATGGATCTCATTCTCGTAATTTTTGTTCCGATTTTTAGCTTTTATGGAAGGACTGAATCACGCTGCATGCTCATGAATTGTTTAAAATCGAAATGCGTTTATGATTGGTTGATATGCAACTTGACATGAGTTTCCcataaaagaaaaatattgTGAGCGTGAGTTTGTCATACTTGGTCTTTCAGTTCTGGAAAACTGATCTTAGTATTTATTTGCTCCAAATAACAGAATATAGTGCATGGGGATATCAAACcggataatttattaattactgGTTCTGGTGTCATCAAGATCGGTGATTTTAGCGTCAGTCAGGTTTTTGAGGTGAGCAATTCTTATTTGATCATGTGCAAGGGAGAACCTAAGATGTATTCTGAGACTTTTGCTTCTTAGTGCTGAAATGCGGGCATATCAACCGTGAATCACTTTACCGGAGTAACTATCTGAAATGCATGGACATATACATTCTGTCTATATTGTTTCAGAGAGCAATTTTTTACCACTACATTGCTTTCGATTATTGGCTAGGGAAATTTTTTACTTGATACATCCCAGTaggaaatttcaaatttcattgTTTGTCTTCACTTGGACACCACCTTTATTTTGGTAGTATTGTATCATTTGTATAAACTATGGCATAGTGGATTCTTGCCTGTGCACTTAATGATCGTGTCCAATTCTAGATTTCATGCAAAGAATATGTCCACATCAGAAAATTATGTTGGTATAGAGGACATTGCTTTATAGAGGACTTGAATAAAGTATTTTATACAAAATAAATTCTCGTTTGGCTTGTCCGGCATTTAACTTTCAGTATCATGAACTCAATTCACAACATTTTCATGTATAGGATGATAATGATGAGCTTCGTCGTTCTCCTGGGACTCCTGTTTTTACAGCTCCTGAGTGCTGTATAGGTGAAACTTATCGTGGAAAAGCTGCTGATACATGGGCAGTTGGAGTTACTTTATACTGTATGGTTCTCGGAAAATATCCGTTTTTGGGAGAGACCCTCCAAGATACGTATGACAAGGTGTGTATAGTTGACTCTTGCTGTTGACACTACGGCTTATAAATTCCTTCATATGCATTATTATACAAGTATATCTCCGACTCCGAGTCTCCCTGTTCTACTTTATTTCGGCAAAATATTGCTCTTTAGTAATCGATATCGAAGTTGATGCCCTCAGATCGTAAACGACCCATTGTTACTACCTGATGAAATGAGCCCTCTGTTAAAGAGTCTGCTCGAGGGCCTTCTGTGCAGAGGTCAGTCTTCCCACTCAGTTGCATTATTTATCATTGTTTTCTTAAGCATTTCTGCATTTGAAATGTACCTCAGCTCTATTTTTGCATCATCGATGAGTGAATCTGTTGTCCAGATCCTATGCAAAGAATGACTCTAGAGGATGTTGCGCAGCACGCATGGGTTGTTGGAGAAGACGGGCCGATTCTGCCATACCTGTGCTGGTGCAAACGCCATGATCTCCAGAAAAAAACGCCTGAATGTAGTGAAACAGATGGTCTCCTTTGACAGCAGTTATGTAATACCGTCATCGTCCCCTGCCCGGATAACTGAGAAAAATTGTGATGCTGAACAGAAACCGGTGTACAACGTGAAGTTCGACTCAGTACTTGGGGTTTTCCTGGACTGGAGAGAGCTTTTACGGGGTAGAAACTGGAAATTGTACAAGACGGCTTTGATTTCCAGCTTTGGAGGAAGTGAGGATTGTTTTGGGCTGCAAATATGGGAAGGTTTCTCCTTGACTTCTGGAGTTTATTTATAGAGTATAGTTGGAGACGTTCTTTTCTAAAAGGCATCTTATCAGATTGAGCATTTAAATGTGAAATTTTAGGAATTTTGTTTAAGTTTTTGTTCTAACTtgataaaatgatttaaaatacttCATTTGTCTTGTGTAAATTACGTTacatatggatttttttttagtttttgtttttatagaGAAAACCCCAAAATATTAGAAATGTTTTATTTCTGCCTCGAATGAGAAAATCGGGTCTCAATCAttcaatattattataattattgtcATTTTGCCACACACGTACACGCACATATATTTTCCcactttaatatttattattctaAAATGTATTTTAAGAAATTGGACGTGCTATCAATGGACAATGGGATGGAATTAAAAGTCCATGTCTTGTTCTTTTATAATTCACAATTTCGAATTAAATATCTATCTATGAGTGATaacaaaattatttataatgtgtGCTTAGAAAAATGAATAACCAAAATATTGCTATCCCAATCTCCACTTTCCCACCCTCGGCCGGCTTCCAATTCCCGGTCGGACAATTTGAAAAATTACGCTCATTTTTTAGGTTTTATTTGGAcatgtattttaaaaatatttttagtgttttataagcgaaaaaaatttaaagtacgTGCATATTTGGATAAAAagttttgcaaaatatttttgaaaactattTTTTACTAAGTGATCTTcaagtatagtttttaaaaaacacttgAAAGAttcttttaaatgtttttaacatgaaataatgGAAGACAAAATATGAACAACATGatttttaaaatgttaaaacatttttatagaattgttgtccaaacacatatttattcttaaaacaactttaaaaacattttataaaaagtttttaaaaaataattttgtaaaaaCGTTTATAAGTACGTGTCCAAACAAAACCTTAGATTTTTATTCTtctcttttttattttgtaaactAACTTTcatctaaaattttaataatttcagCCTATTAATTCTTCCATATCTTTTATTACACTTCTTCTTCTAAAAATTATTCCATATTCGTTTTCCGCTGCAGCCATCATACTTACGGTTTATGCTATTCTTGTTTAATTATCCTtttcatttattaattaatgAGTGAAGAACCGAATACCAATATTTACACTTATTAAtaatacaaaattaa
It encodes:
- the LOC140887537 gene encoding serine/threonine-protein kinase GRIK2-like produces the protein MFVKREKMEKITAMGCCGWFGFSFAKKSNKIRGLGDSTSCEFLLDKELEDEDDSFSNRDVTDHGNVEDCDFQSPTKRAEENLRYWQHGFICREFPVKETHGVLRSEDENGIKTVNEYVYERKIGGGSYGKVVLYRSNIDGKNYAIKSFHKSYLLKIRVTPSETAMSDVLREVLIMKLLSHPNIVNLIEVINDPTSDHFYMVLEYVEGKWVFDGSGPACCLGENTARKYLRDVVSGLMYLHAHNIVHGDIKPDNLLITGSGVIKIGDFSVSQVFEDDNDELRRSPGTPVFTAPECCIGETYRGKAADTWAVGVTLYCMVLGKYPFLGETLQDTYDKIVNDPLLLPDEMSPLLKSLLEGLLCRDPMQRMTLEDVAQHAWVVGEDGPILPYLCWCKRHDLQKKTPECSETDGLL